From the Neoarius graeffei isolate fNeoGra1 chromosome 1, fNeoGra1.pri, whole genome shotgun sequence genome, one window contains:
- the LOC132889909 gene encoding uncharacterized protein LOC132889909, with translation MKDSVQAPTSMRTYGSVLQEAVDRLSQAVLGKRWDEQYRSPGVYTGELLAMEYLYSQTGISLTPTLHNQEEEDQLVEDIDDEDIEDEGFEEETEDITVPVLTDDDHDIERRPSTTRRRAPSPPPLPELPSTSTGGGQRPVAAAAVPSMSGQGLHPAATAAATTSGAQGVVVGPDGIPGWDKVQELAAYLVDLRDATYLTEPQVTEVIQLWAALPDSDKERIDYQPRRQERLSSGRFKAPKRSGVTPGVESVKRSLIGHPGGPAQWPGGPEFWMITTTSVT, from the exons ATGAAGGACTCTGTTCAAGCACCCACTTCCATGCGCACCTACGGCAGTGTTCTGCAGGAGGCCGTGGATCGGCTCAGCCAAGCCGTTCTGGGAAAACGTTGGGATGAGCAGTACCGCAGTCCTGGAGTCTACACAG GTGAATTGTTGGCCATGGAGTACCTGTACAGCCAGACTGGCATATCACTTACTCCAACGCTccacaaccaagaggaggaggaccAGCTGGTGGAGGACATTGATGACGAGGACATTGAGGATGAAGGCTTTGAGGAGGAGACAGAGGACATCACAGTTCCTGTGCTGACTGACGATGACCATGACATTGAAAGGAGGCCCTCAACCACAAGGCGTCGGGCACCTTCACCACCACCTCTACCAGAACTGCCGTCCACGTCCACGGGTGGAGGTCAGCGTCCAGTTGCTGCTGCCGCCGTTCCGTCCATGTCGGGTCAAGGACTGCACCCTgctgctactgctgctgccaCCACTTCAGGGGCTCAG ggcGTCGTCGTTGGACCAGATGGCATTCCTGGGTGGGACAAAGTGCAAGAGCTGGCTGCTTACCTGGTGGACCTGCGAGATGCCACCTACCTCACTGAGCCACAGGTGACCGAGGTCATCCAGCTGTGGGCGGCACTCCCAGACAGCGACAAGGAGAGGATCGACTACCAGCCACGTCGCCAGGAGCGGCTGTCGTCTGGTCGATTCAAGGCACCGAAGCGGTCTGGAGTCACACCGGGTGTGGAGAGCGTCAAGCGCAGCTTGATAGGTCACCCTGGGGGGCCGGCTCAGTGGCCTG GTGGACCAGAATTCTGGATGATTACCACCACATCCGTGACTTGA